The following nucleotide sequence is from Arenicella chitinivorans.
CGCCGACGAGTATTAAGTCAACCGAATCGCCTCGCATACAACTACTGAAACACCAGCTTAAGACCAATCGTTTTTAGCCAACTGCGTTCTTGTTTTAGATCGGCTTCGGTAAGTGGATTGTTGGCCAGCCACTTAGGCTCAAACGTCAGTTTTACTTGCTCGGCCTCGACGCTGATGCCAATGTGCTTGGGCACGTAACTACCGCGACCTCGATGCAATAAGACCGCTAGACGCAACAGCACCGCAACACGCTTGGCTGGCGTTACCAGCGTTGATGGTAAGGCTTCAAAAGTTTGAATAGGGAACTTACGGCGATGCCCGACCACCAGCGCTGCCAGCAGCAGTTGGTCGCGCCGCGCAAACCCAGCTAAATCCGCATTCTCCAACAAGTACGCACCGTGTTTGTGGTACCTATCATGTGAAATCTGCAGGCCAACTTCATGCAATTCTGAAGCCCACCCAAGTGCAGAGCGGAATAAAGACTGACGTATATCCCAGTCAGCAGCCACTTGATCATAAAGCTCAAAAGCGGTATCACGCACTCTGCCAGCATGCTCGGCATCGACCGACCACCGTATCAACATGGCGGCCACCGTGACATCACGAATATCCTCGGCGGAACGTCGCCCAACCAGGTCGTACAACACACCTTCTCGCAAGGCGATGTCCGATACTTGCATCTCATGGATATCAAACAGCTCGAACAAAGCCAATAAAATAGCCAAACCGCCGCCGAATACCGGCAGACGATCAGTGCTCACACCCGGCAGATCCAGCGTATCCACGTGTCCCGCACTAATCGCGTGATCACGCAACTTAAGTAAGCCATCCCGATTTAGGCGATCCTTCGAGTACCCGCCCTGAATGACGGCCTCAGCCATGGATTTCATGGTACCTGAACAGCCGATAATTTGGCTCCAGCCCTGTAACCGGAACTGCTCCACGACCGGCTGAATGGCCAGCTCAGCCGCCAGCGTGGCCTGCTTAAATCGCTTGTTGCTCAGCTTGCCGTCGGCAAAAAACTGCTTACTCAGCACCACGCAACCAACTTCCAGACTCTCGCGACATAATGCGGCCTGACCTTTGCCGGCAATAATTTCGGTACTGCCGCCACCAATATCAATGACAAGTCGAGACTCATCTCCATATGCGGACCATTTCGACACGCCGAGATAGATCAAGCGCGCTTCTTCTCGACCCGCGATAATCTCAATGCTGTGACCGAGTGCCGACTCAGCTCGTTCCAGAAACCCTTTTTTGTCGCGCAAACGACGCAATGCGTTTGTTCCGACCGCTCGCAGATTGTTCCGAGGTATGTGTCGCAGCAACTGACCAAAACGTGATAAACAGCCCAGTGCACGCTCCGCTGCCTCCTCTGTTAACACGCCGTCGTCATCCAATCCCGCAGCGAGACGCACTACCTCGCGCTGCCGGTCAAGCACGATGAACTCGCCATGAATGTAGCGCGAAATTACCAGATGAAAACTATTCGACCCCAGATCAACCGCTGCGTAACAGTCCTCACCCAGTCCAGCGGGAGCCTCACTCGATACGTCGATTAGTAGTGACTCGGCCTCCAATGCCGAACCATCCAAAACTTCATCATTATTGGTGTTCGCGGATGACAATCTCGTGCACTCACTTCTGGGATGATTATTGAAAATATTTGTCTATTGTAGCTAAGTTTCCGCAGACTCGCTAACCCCCCGTAAATTGGTCATCCGACGCCAATTCAAGGGCAACAAAATCCAATTTATTGGCGAAATAACTTGAGTTTGACGCCAACCTTCCTTAAAGTCCGGCTAGCATTTTCAAACAGCTGTTTGAGACAAACTCGCGATCACGAATTCGCGTTCTAACGATTTAGTGTGCTTTACTTATGTTGAATAAAATCTACAAAAATACAGTTGTAACACTTACTTTCGCAGCGGCTGGGTTGAGCGCTGGCACAGTGGCGGCCGCTGGCGACCTTGTTCGTGGCGAAAATCTAGCGCAGACCTGTAACGGTTGCCACGCCGGTGAAGGCTACCGGAATCCCGGCCCGGTCTACAACATTCCCAAAATAGGCGGACAACACGCTGACTATATCGTTACTGCACTGAAGGCATATCGCTCAAAGGAACGCTCGCATGGCACCATGCAAGCACAAGCTGCCAGCTTATCCGATCAAGACATGCAAGACATTGCAGCGTACTACGCAGCAATGGATGGCAAATCAAAACCGGCGCTGGTTAACGCAAAACTCGCCAAGCTAGGTAAAGAGAAATCCGTCACTTGCGCGACCTGCCACGGCGCCACTGGCAATGGCGACCAACCCGGTTTCCCAAAACTGGCTGGCCAGTATGACAGCTACATTGTGCAAGCATTGAAAGATTATCGGGCCGCCGCGCAGACTCAAGGCAAGGAAGGTCGCAACAACGCCGTAATGACTGGATTTGCAAGTGGTTTGAGCATAGATGATATCGAAGCTCTGGCAGCATGGTACGCCTCTCAGGAAGGCGATTTGTCTGCGCCTCAACCCAAGCTATTCAAGTAATTAAGCGAGTAGCCCTTTGGTGAGCGCGCCATTCAATGTATCTGTAGAAAGCCCGCTTAACGCGGGCTTTTTTGTAATTTGACAGCGGGTCGCTGACGATTAACAATCAGCATTCAAACGACTCACGAGTCAACACCACCGACAACGCAACCCATCGGTTATACGTACTATGAAATCTACCTTTACTAACATTTTGTTGATCTGCGCTCTAACCAGCATATCCTTTTCGGCTGTGGCGCGCGATTGCGTAGCACCAACCAACAAGCCCATCATTCCGGACGGTCACGTTGCCAGCAAAGATGA
It contains:
- a CDS encoding Ppx/GppA phosphatase family protein, with the translated sequence MSSANTNNDEVLDGSALEAESLLIDVSSEAPAGLGEDCYAAVDLGSNSFHLVISRYIHGEFIVLDRQREVVRLAAGLDDDGVLTEEAAERALGCLSRFGQLLRHIPRNNLRAVGTNALRRLRDKKGFLERAESALGHSIEIIAGREEARLIYLGVSKWSAYGDESRLVIDIGGGSTEIIAGKGQAALCRESLEVGCVVLSKQFFADGKLSNKRFKQATLAAELAIQPVVEQFRLQGWSQIIGCSGTMKSMAEAVIQGGYSKDRLNRDGLLKLRDHAISAGHVDTLDLPGVSTDRLPVFGGGLAILLALFELFDIHEMQVSDIALREGVLYDLVGRRSAEDIRDVTVAAMLIRWSVDAEHAGRVRDTAFELYDQVAADWDIRQSLFRSALGWASELHEVGLQISHDRYHKHGAYLLENADLAGFARRDQLLLAALVVGHRRKFPIQTFEALPSTLVTPAKRVAVLLRLAVLLHRGRGSYVPKHIGISVEAEQVKLTFEPKWLANNPLTEADLKQERSWLKTIGLKLVFQ
- a CDS encoding c-type cytochrome — encoded protein: MLNKIYKNTVVTLTFAAAGLSAGTVAAAGDLVRGENLAQTCNGCHAGEGYRNPGPVYNIPKIGGQHADYIVTALKAYRSKERSHGTMQAQAASLSDQDMQDIAAYYAAMDGKSKPALVNAKLAKLGKEKSVTCATCHGATGNGDQPGFPKLAGQYDSYIVQALKDYRAAAQTQGKEGRNNAVMTGFASGLSIDDIEALAAWYASQEGDLSAPQPKLFK